Proteins found in one Megalobrama amblycephala isolate DHTTF-2021 linkage group LG5, ASM1881202v1, whole genome shotgun sequence genomic segment:
- the slc18a2 gene encoding synaptic vesicular amine transporter isoform X1: MGLFDALRDFSLLTWLREERQSRRLILFIVFIALLLDNMLLTVVVPIIPSYLYTVDDEAAQVVRNHSMSPLSPSGTFQSIVSLYDNTTRLTGFSPQMSTAGPVTPAPTSVTPPRNGSDCPKADDQLLNENVKVGLLFASKATVQLITNPFIGPLTNRIGYQIPMFAGFCIMFVSTLMFAFSSSYTLLFLARSLQGVGSSCSSVAGMGMLASVYTDDEERGNAIGIALGGLAMGVLVGPPFGSVMYEFVGKTAPFLILAVLAVLDGALQLFVLQPSKVEPENQKGTALFTLMKDPYILIAAGSICFANMAIAMLEPALPIWMMETMCPRKWQLGVAFVPASISYLIGTNIFAVLANKMGRWLCSLIGMLLVGISILCVPLAKDIYGLIVPNFGVGFAIGMVDSSMMPIMGYLVDLRHVSVYGSVYAIADVAFCMGFALGPSAGGAIARSIGFPWLMTIIGIIDILFAPLCFFLRNPPANEEKMAILMDSNCSMKTRSYSTQGSSYQMGDDFDPESPE, encoded by the exons atgGGACTATTTGATGCTCTTAGAGATTTTAGTTTATTAACATGGCTAAGAGAAGAAAGACAGTCTCGGAGGCTGATTCTGTTTATCGTTTTCATTGCTTTGCTGTTGGACAACATGCTGTTGACGGTGGTCG TGCCTATTATTCCAAGCTACCTGTACACAGTGGATGACGAGGCCGCTCAGGTGGTCCGGAATCACTCCATGTCCCCTCTTTCTCCATCTGGCACCTTCCAGAGCATTGTGTCTTTGTACGATAATACAACACGCCTGACAGGCTTTAGCCCGCAGATGAGTACTGCTGGCCCAGTGACCCCGGCCCCTACTTCTGTGACACCCCCTCGGAATGGGTCAGACTGCCCCAAAGCAGATGACCAGCTTCTGAACGAGAACGTGAAAGTGGGTCTGTTGTTTGCCTCTAAAGCAACAGTACAGCTAATCACTAACCCCTTCATAGGGCCCCTAACTAACAG AATAGGATACCAGATCCCAATGTTTGCTGGTTTCTGCATCATGTTTGTTTCTACCCTCA TGTTTGCGTTTTCGTCGAGCTATACGTTGCTGTTTTTGGCCAGATCTCTACAAGGTGTTGGCTCTTCCTGTTCTTCTGTGGCAG GTATGGGGATGTTGGCAAGTGTTTACACAGACGATGAGGAAAGAGGAAATGCTATAGGAATTGCCCTGGGAGGACTAGCCATGGGAGTTTTGG TTGGCCCTCCGTTTGGCAGTGTCATGTATGAGTTTGTCGGTAAGACGGCTCCTTTCCTTATCCTGGCAGTGCTGGCGGTGCTTGATGGAG CTCTGCAGCTGTTTGTGCTTCAACCTTCGAAGGTTGAACCAGAG AACCAAAAAGGAACTGCACTATTTACCCTCATGAAGGATCCATACATCCTCATCGCAGCAG gtTCCATTTGTTTTGCTAACATGGCCATTGCTATGCTGGAGCCGGCTCTGCCCATCTGGATGATGGAGACGATGTGTCCCAGGAAATGGCAGCTAG GGGTTGCATTCGTGCCAGCCAGCATCTCATATCTAATAGGGACCAACATCTTTGCCGTTTTGGCTAACAAAATGGGGAG ATGGCTGTGCTCACTTATAGGGATGCTACTGGTTGGAATCAGCATTCTCTGC GTGCCTCTTGCAAAAGACATATACGGACTCATTGTGCCAAACTTTGGAGTTGGATTTGCAATAG GTATGGTGGACTCTTCGATGATGCCTATCATGGGTTACCTAGTAGATCTGAGGCACGTGTCTGTGTATGGTAGTGTGTACGCCATTGCTGATGTTGCCTTCTGCATGGGCTTCGCTTTAG GTCCATCTGCAGGCGGAGCGATCGCACGGAGCATCGGCTTCCCCTGGCTCATGACCATCATTGGCATTATAGACATCCTGTTTGCTCCTCTCTGTTTCTTCCTGCGAAATCCTCCTGCCAATGAGGAAAAGATG GCCATTCTAATGGACTCTAACTGCTCAATGAAGACCCGTTCCTACTCCACCCAGGGCTCCAGCTACCAAATGGGTGATGATTTTGATCCTGAGAGCCCTGAATAG
- the kcnk18 gene encoding potassium channel subfamily K member 18 produces MSVEVEEERKSDPKGRCARLIWRLFPHVFLILSLILYAVLGAQIFQQIEKRTNNESERIREVVQKVVETVQNHTDTSKQEELHGKIKNILNEFQKEQNWTFSRSLFFCCTVFTTLGYGHMYPVTREGKMACILYAMVGIPLMLLVITDVGDILAVLLSKAYTCLSLFCRRCMVHRSWSLKNHEKASPLQQVKGVDTGSTYTFNQDIVVHKTVNIRQVIGAQSSFRRSSLQLRNNKEIFNRIIVKESFRLKNTLTKSFSCSDLDHIPSPENGSKLFTGIGEKMDHVNVPLLVILLVVFAYMVVCSQILKCWESEMNHFDAFYFTFITLTTIGFGDIVPKHPNFFMVTFLFIIMGMAIMSMAFKLGQSQIVSCYRWWMTCLSMGKVGIRKDLEGN; encoded by the exons ATGTCCGTGGAGGTAGAAGAGGAACGAAAGTCAGACCCAAAAGGGAGATGCGCAAGACTGATTTGGCGTTTATTTCCTCACGTTTTCCTCATTTTATCACTCATTTTATATGCGGTTTTAGGTGCGCAGATCTTTCAACAGATTGAGAAAAGGACTAACAATGAGTCGGAACGGATCCGTGAAGTGGTGCAAAAAGTGGTGGAGACAGTGCAGAATCATACAG ATACCTCAAAACAGGAAGAGTTAcatggaaaaataaaaaatattttgaatgaattcCAAAAGGAGCAGAACTGGACCTTCTCTCGTTCTCTTTTCTTCTGCTGTACGGTGTTCACTACTTTAG GCTATGGACACATGTATCCAGTGACCCGTGAAGGGAAGATGGCTTGTATCCTGTATGCGATGGTGGGCATTCCTCTCATGCTGCTGGTCATCACAGATGTGGGCGATATCTTAGCTGTTCTCCTCTCTAAAGCGTACACTTGTCTCAGCCTGTTCTGCAGGCGATGTATGGTACATCGTTCATGGAGCCTTAAAAATCATGAAAAGGCATCACCTCTCCAACAAGTGAAAGGTGTTGATACTGGCAGCACTTATACATTCAACCAAGATATCGTGGTGCACAAGACAGTGAACATTCGGCAGGTGATAGGAgcccagtcttccttcagacgaTCATCCTTACAGCTTCGTAACAACAAGGAGATCTTTAACCGCATTATTGTTAAGGAGAGCTTCAGGCTCAAGAACACTTTGACAAAATCCTTCTCATGCTCAGACCTTGACCATATACCTTCCCCAGAGAACGGCTCCAAGTTATTCACCGGCATCGGAGAGAAGATGGATCACGTTAACGTCCCTCTGCTGGTCATCTTGCTGGTGGTGTTTGCATACATGGTGGTCTGCAGTCAAATTTTGAAATGCTGGGAGAGTGAGATGAACCACTTTGATGCCTTTTATTTTACCTTCATCACCTTGACCACCATTGGCTTTGGTGACATTGTGCCTAAACACCCAAATTTCTTCATGGTTACCTTTTTGTTCATTATCATGGGCATGGCCATTATGAGTATGGCCTTCAAACTTGGCCAATCACAAATTGTTAGCTGTTACAGGTGGTGGATGACTTGTCTTAGCATGGGCAAGGTAGGAATACGCAAAGATCTAGAGGGTAACTGA
- the slc18a2 gene encoding synaptic vesicular amine transporter isoform X2, with protein MSPLSPSGTFQSIVSLYDNTTRLTGFSPQMSTAGPVTPAPTSVTPPRNGSDCPKADDQLLNENVKVGLLFASKATVQLITNPFIGPLTNRIGYQIPMFAGFCIMFVSTLMFAFSSSYTLLFLARSLQGVGSSCSSVAGMGMLASVYTDDEERGNAIGIALGGLAMGVLVGPPFGSVMYEFVGKTAPFLILAVLAVLDGALQLFVLQPSKVEPENQKGTALFTLMKDPYILIAAGSICFANMAIAMLEPALPIWMMETMCPRKWQLGVAFVPASISYLIGTNIFAVLANKMGRWLCSLIGMLLVGISILCVPLAKDIYGLIVPNFGVGFAIGMVDSSMMPIMGYLVDLRHVSVYGSVYAIADVAFCMGFALGPSAGGAIARSIGFPWLMTIIGIIDILFAPLCFFLRNPPANEEKMAILMDSNCSMKTRSYSTQGSSYQMGDDFDPESPE; from the exons ATGTCCCCTCTTTCTCCATCTGGCACCTTCCAGAGCATTGTGTCTTTGTACGATAATACAACACGCCTGACAGGCTTTAGCCCGCAGATGAGTACTGCTGGCCCAGTGACCCCGGCCCCTACTTCTGTGACACCCCCTCGGAATGGGTCAGACTGCCCCAAAGCAGATGACCAGCTTCTGAACGAGAACGTGAAAGTGGGTCTGTTGTTTGCCTCTAAAGCAACAGTACAGCTAATCACTAACCCCTTCATAGGGCCCCTAACTAACAG AATAGGATACCAGATCCCAATGTTTGCTGGTTTCTGCATCATGTTTGTTTCTACCCTCA TGTTTGCGTTTTCGTCGAGCTATACGTTGCTGTTTTTGGCCAGATCTCTACAAGGTGTTGGCTCTTCCTGTTCTTCTGTGGCAG GTATGGGGATGTTGGCAAGTGTTTACACAGACGATGAGGAAAGAGGAAATGCTATAGGAATTGCCCTGGGAGGACTAGCCATGGGAGTTTTGG TTGGCCCTCCGTTTGGCAGTGTCATGTATGAGTTTGTCGGTAAGACGGCTCCTTTCCTTATCCTGGCAGTGCTGGCGGTGCTTGATGGAG CTCTGCAGCTGTTTGTGCTTCAACCTTCGAAGGTTGAACCAGAG AACCAAAAAGGAACTGCACTATTTACCCTCATGAAGGATCCATACATCCTCATCGCAGCAG gtTCCATTTGTTTTGCTAACATGGCCATTGCTATGCTGGAGCCGGCTCTGCCCATCTGGATGATGGAGACGATGTGTCCCAGGAAATGGCAGCTAG GGGTTGCATTCGTGCCAGCCAGCATCTCATATCTAATAGGGACCAACATCTTTGCCGTTTTGGCTAACAAAATGGGGAG ATGGCTGTGCTCACTTATAGGGATGCTACTGGTTGGAATCAGCATTCTCTGC GTGCCTCTTGCAAAAGACATATACGGACTCATTGTGCCAAACTTTGGAGTTGGATTTGCAATAG GTATGGTGGACTCTTCGATGATGCCTATCATGGGTTACCTAGTAGATCTGAGGCACGTGTCTGTGTATGGTAGTGTGTACGCCATTGCTGATGTTGCCTTCTGCATGGGCTTCGCTTTAG GTCCATCTGCAGGCGGAGCGATCGCACGGAGCATCGGCTTCCCCTGGCTCATGACCATCATTGGCATTATAGACATCCTGTTTGCTCCTCTCTGTTTCTTCCTGCGAAATCCTCCTGCCAATGAGGAAAAGATG GCCATTCTAATGGACTCTAACTGCTCAATGAAGACCCGTTCCTACTCCACCCAGGGCTCCAGCTACCAAATGGGTGATGATTTTGATCCTGAGAGCCCTGAATAG